The genomic region AGGCCCGATCCGGCGGACACGCCGCCGTTCACCTGCGCACATCTCCCGGTGCCGGGGCGGCCCTGGCAGGACCTGCCGACTCCATCGGATGATCTGGTGATCCAGCTCACTTCCAGATGCTTCAGTCCGGGCGCACACTTGCCGAATCCAGTAATCAGACGAGCACGATACGTGACACCGGATCGTGTCGTGGATACCGAACGAAGAGGAACCGCCATGTGCCACCACGTAACGCCCTGCCCCGACGCGGCCAGCGAGGCGCGCGACCTCGCCGCCGTCCTCAGCAGCCACCCCGAGCAGGGATGGCGCCTGCTGTGCAACGGCGTCGTGCTCTTCGACGACGACGGCGAGCTGCTCCCCGACGGCCGGGCCGTGGGCGACCACCACGTCTGGCTCTCGCCCGAGCTGGTCGAAGCCTGACCCGGGGCCTGATCACCGGGCTCGGAGGTCAGCCTTCGCCGGCCTCCCGGGCGACCCGCTCCAACCGATCGCGATAGCTCCCCCACCAACCCGGGTCGGCCCGTCGGCAGGTTGTCGTTTCCCGCGCGCAGACCGGCCGCCCCGTCGATCAGCTCCCGCACGATGTCCGCATGACCGGCGTGCCGGTGGGTCTCCGCGATGACGTGCACGAGGACTCGCCGGCGGTGGCCCACAGGTCCCGGTTCGGCTCGCTGCCGTCGTCGATCCAGGCCTGCACGTCGGGAACGGGCCGGCCGAAGACACCACCGAAGTAGCCCGACCCCACGAACGCCAGGTGCTTGACCAGCCCGAGCAGGTTTCTGCCCGTCGGCGTCATCGGCCGCCGGACGTCGTACTCCGACAGTCCGTCGAGCGTCCAGAGCAGCGCGTCGCGTCCCGCCTGGAGATCGCGCCGCAGTTCGACCTCGCCGACCCATGGTCGCCGAACCTGCCACGCGGCGCCGACAGTCCCGTGACCGCTAGGCCTGAGCGCCCACGACGTCGGTCGTCGCGCCGAGGTCGTCGGGGTGGCCCTCGCCGCGGGCGGGAACCGCGCCGTCGGCCGGAAGCGCATGGCTTCCGAAGTCGTGCTCGGCGAAGGCCTCCGGCGGCGGGCACGAGCAGACCAGGTTGCGGTCGCCGTAGGCCTGGTCGATCCGGCGCACCGGGCTGAGGTAGCTGCGGCCCTGCAGGGCGGGCACCGGGTACACCGCTGTCGTCCGCGGGTACGGCCGCTCCCACTCCCCCGCCAGCATCGCCAGCGTGTGCGGCGCGTTGCGCAGCGGGTTGTCGCTGCGGTCGTACTCGCCGGTCGCGACCTGCTCGATCTCCTCGCGGATGGTCACCATCGCCTCGACGAAGCGGTCGAGCTCCGCCTTGTCCTCGCTCTCGGTCGGCTCCACCATCAGCGTGCCGGCCACCGGGAAGCTCATCGTCGGGGCGTGGAACCCGAAGTCGATCAGCCGCTTGGCGATGTCGTCGTTGGTGATTCCGGTCGCCTTGGTCAGCGGGCGGATGTCCAGGATGCACTCGTGGGCGACCAGCCCGTCGGCGCCGGTGTAGAGCACCGGGTAGTGGTCGCGCAGCCGGGTGGCCACGTAGTTGGCGGCGAGGATGGCGTGCTCGGTCGCCGTCAGCAGGCCGTCAGGCCCCATGAGCCGGAGGTAGGCCCAGGAGATGGGCAGGATGCCGGCCGAGCCCCACGGGGCACCGGACACTGCCGGTCCCTGACCGCCGGTCTCCACGAGCGGGTGGCCCGGCAGGAACGGCACCAGGTGCTCGCGGACCCCGATCGGCCCGACCCCGGGCCCGCCTCCGCCGTGCGGGATGCAGAAGGTCTTGTGCAGGTTGAGGTGGCTGACGTCGGAACCGAAGCGGCCCGGCTTGGCCAGCCCCACCATCGCGTTGAGGTTGGCGCCGTCGACGTAGACCTGGCCTCCGGCGTCGTGCACGGCACCGCAGATCTCCTGCACGTCGACCTCGAACACCCCGTGCGTCGACGGGTAGGTCAGCATGATCGCCGCGAGCCGGTCGGCGTGCTGGTCGACCTTGGCCCGCAGGTCGGCGAGGTCGACGTTGCCGGCCTCGTCGCAGGCCACCACGACGACACGCATGCCGGCCATGACGGCGCTGGCCGCGTTGGTGCCGTGCGCCGAGCTCGGGATGAGGCAGACGTCGCGCTGCTCGTCGCCGCGCGAGCGGTGGTAGCCCCGGATGGCCAGCAGCCCGGCGAACTCGCCCTGGGAGCCGGCGTTGGGCTGGACGCTGACCGCCGCGTAGCCGGTGACCTCGGCCAGCGCGGTGCACAGCTCGTCGATCAGCTGCGCGTACCCGCGGGCCTGCTCGGACGGGACGAACGGGTGCAGGTTCGCGAACTCGGGCCAGGTGATCGCGGCCATCTCCGTGGCGGCGTTGAGCTTCATCGTGCAGGAGCCGAGCGGGATCATCGTCCGGTCGAGCGCGAGGTCCTTGTCGCTCAACGACCGCAGATAGCGCAGCATCGCCGTCTCGGAGCGGTGCGCGGAGAAGATCGGATGGGTCAGGTAGGGGGTGCGGCGGCGCAGGTCGGCCGGGAGCGCGTCAGCTCCGTCGTCGTCCAGGGCGGAGTCGTCCACGGCGACGCCGAACGACTCGGCAACGGCCCGCAGGATCGCCGGCGTCGTCGTCTCGTCGCAGGCGACCGCCACGGTGTCGGCGTCGACGAGCCGCAGGTTGATCCGCCGCTCCGCGGCGGCCGCGACGATCGCGGCGGCGCGGCCGGGCACGAACACCTCGAGGGTGTCGAAGAAGTGCTCGTGCACGATCTCCAGCCCGCCGGAACGCAGCCAGCCGGCCAGCACGGTCGCACTCCGGTGCACACGAGCAGCGATCGCCGCCAGGCCCCCCGGCCCGTGGTAGACCGCGTAGGCGCCGGCCATGACGGCGAGCAGAACCTGAGAGGTGCAGATGTTGCTGGTCGCCTTCTCGCGGCGGATGTGCTGCTCACGGGTCTGCAGCGCCAGCCGGTAGGCGACGTCGCCGTCGGCGTCCACCGAGACCCCGACCAGGCGGCCGGGCAGCTGCCGGGCCAGACCCTCGCGGACCGACAGGTAGCCGGCGTGCGGGCCGCCGAAGCCCAGGGGGACGCCGAAGCGCTGGCTGGTGCCGCAGGCGACGTCGGCGCCCCACTCCCCCGGCGCCTCCAGCAGCGTGAGGGCGAGCAGGTCGGCGGCGACGACGACCGATGCCCCGGCCTCGTGCGCGACCGTGGCCAGTGCCCGGTGGTCGCGGACGGCGCCGCTGGCGCCCGGGTAGGACAGCAGGACGCCGAACGCGCCGGCCTCGGGCAGGTCGGAGGGCCAGCCGCCCGAGAGGTCGGCCACGTGCAGCCGGATGCCCAGGGGCTCGGCGCGGGTCTGCAGCACGGCGAGGGTCTGCGGGAGCGTGTCGGCGTCGACGACGAACACCGCCTCCGCCTTCGCCCGGCCGGCCCGACGGACCAGCGTCATGGCCTCGGCGGCGGCGGTGGCCTCGTCCAGCATCGAGGCGCCGGACACCGGCAGCCCCGTGAGGTCGGCGACCATCGTCTGGAAGTTGATCAGCGCCTCGAGCCGGCCCTGGCTGATCTCTGGCTGGTACGGCGTGTAGGCGGTGTACCAGGCCGGGTTCTCCAGCACGGTGCGCTGGATGACCGCCGGGGTCACGGTGCCGTAGTACCCCAACCCGATCATCGAGGTGTAGACGTCGTTGGCCCGGGCGCGTTCGCGCAGCAGGTCCAGCACGGCCGCCTCGTCCCGGGCGGCGGGCAGGTCCAGCGGCGTCCGGTCGCGCACCCCTTCGGGGACGCACGCGTCGACCAGCGACTCCAGGGTCTCGTGCCCGACGGCCGCGAGCATCGCGGCCGTCTCGTCCGGCCGGGGGCCGATGTGCCGGGCGGCGAAGGAACCCGCCGGATTCAAAGAGCTCAGTGACGGCAGGGATCCAGCACGGTCGGCCACTGGCCGAACGCTACCAGCGCCTGCGGAGCGCCCGGCGCCCGACGATGGGCGCTGACGGGTGATTCTGCGGCTCAGAACTACGCGTCAGCGCACACTGTCCGACCGATCACACTGCGGCGCGGCGGCGACGACGCAGGGACAGCTCGTCCTCCGCGGAGTGCACCGGGCCACCGTCGAGGCGCTCGGCAGGCAGCTCAGCCAGCTCACCGGAGAGCTCGCGCAGGGCGCCGGAGACCGCGATCCCGAAGACACCCTGACCGCCGGCGAGCAGGTCGACGACCTCCTCCGCCGAGGTGCACTCGTAGACCGTGGCGCCGTCGGAGAACAGGGTGATGTTCGCGAGATCCTTGATCCCACGCGTGCGCAGGTGGTCGACGGCCTTGCGGATGTTCTGCAGCGAGACGCCGGTGTCCAGCAGCCGCTTCACGACCTTGAGCACCAGGATGTCGCGGAAGGAGTACAGGCGCTGGGTGCCCGACCCGGTGGCGCTGCGCACCGACGGCGCGACCAGGCCGGTGCGGGCCCAGTAATCGAGCTGGCGGTAGGTGATCCCTGCAGCGGCACACGCCGTCGGGCCGCGGTATCCGACGAGATCGGTGTCGACCTCGTCGTACGGCGGGGCCCCGACAGCGGCATCGCTGAACAGCTGACCTTGAGAGCCGTCCCTCTGGTCGCTCACGTCCAGCGTCCTCCTCTGGTCCCGTGCCACTCGTGCGGTCCGGGTCGACGGTTTCGCACCTGTGATCCGATCTCGTGGGCGTTGCACCCACTGACCTCAGATGTCACACCGTTGTTGTTCGCAGACCGTAAGCCGGGCCGCGGACTCGGTCAACTGAGCGAGGCGGCGTGTCGCCTCGCTCATCATTTCGAGTGGAGCTCGGGTCCTCGTTGCCGATAACGACCGGTTGGCCGCGGCCGGCGCCCGGCAGGGTCCCGGCTGTCGTCAGGCGGTGCCGCCGGACCCGGAGCCGGCGCCGAAGTCCTCGGGCGAGATCTGGTCCAGGAACTCCCGGAACTTCTCGACCTCGTCCTCCTGCTCGTCGGGGATCTCGATCCCCACCTCGTCGAGCAGGTCGTCGGCGCCGTAGATCGGCGCACCGGTGCGGACGGCGAGGGCCACGGCGTCCGAGGGGCGGGCGCTGACCACCCGCTCGTCGCCGAACACGAGTTCGGCGATGTAGATGCCGTCCCGCATCTCGGTGATGTTCACCGCCTCCAGAGTGGCGCCCAGCGCACTCACGACCTCGCGCAGCAGGTCGTGGGTCATCGGCCGGGCGGGTCGCACCCCCTGCTGCTCGAACGCGATCGCGGCCGCCTCGACGGCACCGATCCAGATGGGCAGGTAGCGCTCGCCCTGCGTCTCCTTGAGCAGCAGGATCGGCTGGTTCCCGGGCAGTTCGACGCGGACACCGACGACTCGAAGCTCCTGCACGGTGCGACTCCTCGGCTGCGGCCCGGGGGGAGCGGGCGGCTCGGTCTGGTCAGGCGGCGGTCGGACGCCGGGAACGGGTCGGGGGCGTCGGGCCGTCCCGTCCCGAGGCAGGCGATCTGCCACGTCCACGGTACGCCGCAGTCATGGGCGCAGGAGT from Blastococcus colisei harbors:
- the gcvP gene encoding aminomethyl-transferring glycine dehydrogenase, encoding MADRAGSLPSLSSLNPAGSFAARHIGPRPDETAAMLAAVGHETLESLVDACVPEGVRDRTPLDLPAARDEAAVLDLLRERARANDVYTSMIGLGYYGTVTPAVIQRTVLENPAWYTAYTPYQPEISQGRLEALINFQTMVADLTGLPVSGASMLDEATAAAEAMTLVRRAGRAKAEAVFVVDADTLPQTLAVLQTRAEPLGIRLHVADLSGGWPSDLPEAGAFGVLLSYPGASGAVRDHRALATVAHEAGASVVVAADLLALTLLEAPGEWGADVACGTSQRFGVPLGFGGPHAGYLSVREGLARQLPGRLVGVSVDADGDVAYRLALQTREQHIRREKATSNICTSQVLLAVMAGAYAVYHGPGGLAAIAARVHRSATVLAGWLRSGGLEIVHEHFFDTLEVFVPGRAAAIVAAAAERRINLRLVDADTVAVACDETTTPAILRAVAESFGVAVDDSALDDDGADALPADLRRRTPYLTHPIFSAHRSETAMLRYLRSLSDKDLALDRTMIPLGSCTMKLNAATEMAAITWPEFANLHPFVPSEQARGYAQLIDELCTALAEVTGYAAVSVQPNAGSQGEFAGLLAIRGYHRSRGDEQRDVCLIPSSAHGTNAASAVMAGMRVVVVACDEAGNVDLADLRAKVDQHADRLAAIMLTYPSTHGVFEVDVQEICGAVHDAGGQVYVDGANLNAMVGLAKPGRFGSDVSHLNLHKTFCIPHGGGGPGVGPIGVREHLVPFLPGHPLVETGGQGPAVSGAPWGSAGILPISWAYLRLMGPDGLLTATEHAILAANYVATRLRDHYPVLYTGADGLVAHECILDIRPLTKATGITNDDIAKRLIDFGFHAPTMSFPVAGTLMVEPTESEDKAELDRFVEAMVTIREEIEQVATGEYDRSDNPLRNAPHTLAMLAGEWERPYPRTTAVYPVPALQGRSYLSPVRRIDQAYGDRNLVCSCPPPEAFAEHDFGSHALPADGAVPARGEGHPDDLGATTDVVGAQA
- a CDS encoding MerR family transcriptional regulator; protein product: MSDQRDGSQGQLFSDAAVGAPPYDEVDTDLVGYRGPTACAAAGITYRQLDYWARTGLVAPSVRSATGSGTQRLYSFRDILVLKVVKRLLDTGVSLQNIRKAVDHLRTRGIKDLANITLFSDGATVYECTSAEEVVDLLAGGQGVFGIAVSGALRELSGELAELPAERLDGGPVHSAEDELSLRRRRRAAV
- a CDS encoding DUF5999 family protein, which encodes MCHHVTPCPDAASEARDLAAVLSSHPEQGWRLLCNGVVLFDDDGELLPDGRAVGDHHVWLSPELVEA
- a CDS encoding bifunctional nuclease family protein, encoding MQELRVVGVRVELPGNQPILLLKETQGERYLPIWIGAVEAAAIAFEQQGVRPARPMTHDLLREVVSALGATLEAVNITEMRDGIYIAELVFGDERVVSARPSDAVALAVRTGAPIYGADDLLDEVGIEIPDEQEDEVEKFREFLDQISPEDFGAGSGSGGTA